One stretch of Molothrus aeneus isolate 106 chromosome 2, BPBGC_Maene_1.0, whole genome shotgun sequence DNA includes these proteins:
- the RIPK4 gene encoding receptor-interacting serine/threonine-protein kinase 4 → MARDGGSPWAMGLLKTFEESEFSSWEKIGSGGFGQVYKVRHLHWKTWLAIKCSPSLHVDEKERMELLEEARKMEMAKFRYILPVYGICREPVGLVMEYMETGSLEKLLASEPLPWELRFRIIHETAVGMNFLHCMSPPLLHLDLKPANILLDAHYHVKISDFGLAKCNGLSHSHDISMDGLCGTIAYLPPERIKEKNRCFDTKHDVYSFSIVVWGVLTQKKPFAEENNILHIMVKVVKGHRPELPAVSKSRPHSCNNLIKLMQKCWQDDPGERPTFQEITSETEALCEKPEDDTKEMITQDLDTKNAPEQQPEGICALSQKKQEPALPSVKDYSLSELLSQLDSGISQTMEGPEDLSRSSSESKLASSDKRLSGVSSVDSAFSSRGSLSLSFERESSDIGTTDIQKRKLTEAILSGDTSKLMKILQPQDVDIVLDGNSSLLHLAVEAGQEECVKWLLLYNANPNLTNKKGSTPLHIAIEKKFKSIVELIMARKINVNAKDEDQWTALHFAAQNGDDFSTKMLLDKNASLNEVDFEGRAPIHIACQYGQENIVRILLRRGVNVNIKGKDDWVPLHYAAWQGHLPIVKLLAKQRGADVNVQTVDGRTSLHLAAQRGHYRVARLLIDLESDVNVRNGLLQTALHIAAETGHTSTSRLLLKHGADMEAATAEGYTALHLASRSGHLATTKLLMDERASVLARGPLNRTALHLAAENGHSEVVEELVSAENIDISDSEGFTALHLAARGGHAKAVEVLLKHGAHTDMPRPKGQTPLPPAQHSRNSSLTVLLSDT, encoded by the exons GGAGCGCATGGAGTTACTGGAAGAAGCCAGGAAGATGGAAATGGCAAAGTTTCGCTACATCCTCCCTGTTTATGGCATCTGCAGAGAGCCAGTGGGCCTGGTCATGGAATACATGGAGACAGGGTCCCTGGAGAAGCTCCTGGCCTCcgagcccctgccctgggagctgcgcTTCCGCATCATCCACGAGACTGCGGTGGGCATGAACTTCCTGCACTGCATGTCCCCACCCCTGCTCCACCTGGACCTGAAGCCTGCAAACATCCTGCTGGATGCCCACTACCATGTCAAG atttcTGACTTTGGGCTTGCAAAGTGCAATGGCTTGTCCCATTCCCATGACATCAGCATGGATGGCTTGTGTGGCACCATTGCCTACCTTCCTCCAGAGCGCATCAAGGAGAAAAACAGGTGTTTTGACACCAAACATGATGTGTACAG CTTTTCCATCGTGGTTTGGGGAGTTCTTACACAGAAGAAGCCTTTTGCAG aggaaaacaacattttacATATTATGGTAAAAGTAGTTAAAGGGCACCGCCCAGAGCTACCTGCTGTTTCCAAATCCAGACCTCATTCATGTAATAACTTGATCAAACTGATGCAAAAATGTTGGCAAGATGATCCTGGTGAACGGCCAACATTTCAAG aaatcaCTTCAGAAACAGAGGCCCTTTGCGAAAAACCAGAAGATGACACAAAAGAGATGATAACTCAGGACCTGGACACCAAGAatgccccagagcagcagcctgag GGGATTTGTGCACTATCCCAGAAGAAACAGGAGCCCGCTCTACCATCAGTTAAGGATTACAGTCTCTCAGAGTTGTTGTCCCAGTTGGATTCAGGGATTTCACAGACTATGGAAGGCCCTGAGGATCTCAGCCGCAGCTCTTCTGAGTCCAAACTTGCCTCCAGTGACAAGAGGCTTTCAGGAGTTTCATCTGTAGATTCAGCTTTTTCATCCAGAGgatccctttccctttcctttgaaCGGGAGAGTTCAG ATATTGGTACCACAGACATACAGAAGAGGAAGCTAACGGAGGCAATTTTATCCGGAGATACCAGCAAGCTGATGAAGATCCTCCAGCCTCAAGATGTTGATATTGTTTTAGATGGCAACTCCAGCCTTCTGCACTTGGCTGTTGAAGCAGGTCAAGAAGAATGTGTCAAATGGCTCCTGCTGTACAACGCTAACCCTAACCTCACCAACAAGAAAGGGTCCACTCCTCTTCACATAGCCATCGAGAAGAAATTCAAAAGCATTGTGGAACTGATTATGGCCAGGAAAATCAACGTCAACGCCAAAGATGAGGACCAGTGGACCGCTCTCCACTTTGCTGCCCAGAATGGGGATGACTTCAGCACCAAAATGCTGCTTGACAAGAACGCGTCCTTAAACGAGGTGGATTTTgagggcagagcccccatccACATAGCCTGCCAGTATGGCCAGGAGAACATCGTGCGCATCCTGCTCAGGAGAGGCGTCAACGTCAACATCAAGGGCAAGGACGACTGGGTGCCCCTTCACTACGCCGCCTGGCAGGGCCACCTGCCCATCGTGAAGCTGCTGGCCAAGCAGCGCGGCGCCGACGTCAACGTGCAGACCGTGGACGGGAGGACCTCGCTGCACCTGGCCGCCCAGCGGGGTCACTACCGTGTGGCCCGGCTCCTCATCGACCTGGAGTCGGACGTCAACGTGCGCAACGGGCTCCTGCAGACTGCTCTGCACATCGCCGCCGAGACCGGCcacaccagcacctccaggctgctcctcaaGCACGGGGCAGACATGGAGGCTGCCACGGCTGAAGGATACACGGCCCTGCACTTGGCGTCGCGCAGCGGCCACTTGGCCACAACGAAGCTGCTGATGGATGAGAGGGCCAGCGTTCTAGCCAGAGGGCCTTTAAACAGGACAGCGCTGCACCTTGCTGCAGAAAACGGGCACTCTGAAGTGGTGGAAGAACTTGTCAGTGCGGAAAATATCGATATTTCTGACAGCGAGGGGTTCACGGCTCTTCACCTGGCTGCGCGAGGGGGGCACGCCAAAGCGGTGGAGGTTCTGCTCAAGCACGGGGCCCACACTGACATGCCGAGACCCAAGGGTCAGACCCCGCTccctcctgctcagcacagcaggaataGCTCGCTTACAGTGTTGTTAAGTGATACTTAA